Proteins from a genomic interval of Gluconacetobacter diazotrophicus PA1 5:
- a CDS encoding L,D-transpeptidase family protein, protein MGERIPALIGAAGIRALKQEGDHATPTGLLPLRRVLYRADRVPPPACRLPVEPLAPGDGWCDDPAHADYNRPVALPHPARHERLWRDDDVYNIVIVLGYNDAPPVPGRGSAIFLHLQSPDGRPTEGCIALRESDLRRLLAAGLTEIEVPEPG, encoded by the coding sequence ATGGGTGAACGCATTCCGGCCCTGATTGGTGCCGCAGGAATTCGGGCGCTGAAGCAGGAAGGCGATCATGCCACGCCGACCGGCCTTCTGCCATTGCGGCGCGTCCTGTATCGCGCGGACCGCGTGCCGCCCCCGGCCTGTCGCCTGCCGGTGGAACCGCTGGCGCCCGGCGACGGCTGGTGCGACGATCCGGCCCACGCCGATTACAACCGCCCTGTCGCCCTGCCCCATCCTGCCCGGCACGAGCGCCTGTGGCGGGACGATGATGTTTACAATATCGTGATCGTGCTGGGCTACAATGATGCCCCGCCCGTCCCGGGGCGCGGGTCGGCGATCTTCCTGCACCTGCAATCGCCCGATGGCCGCCCGACCGAAGGCTGCATCGCCCTGCGCGAATCGGACCTGCGCCGCCTGCTCGCCGCCGGCCTGACGGAAATCGAAGTTCCCGAACCGGGCTGA
- a CDS encoding response regulator transcription factor, whose protein sequence is MAGARPILIVDDDQTLRHMLVEQLQLEGEFQAIEADSVADAWDKLNAPGARFDAIILDVTLPDGDGRDFCAELRRQGKRIPIIILTGSDDETDVVRGLDAGANDYVAKPFRIAELLARLRAQMRIFENSEDAVFSIGPYVFRPSAKLLQEPTRNRRIRLTEKEAAILKFLYRAGTRPVPRQVLLNEVWGYNAAVTTHTLETHIYRLRQKIEPDPTNASLLVTEGGGYRLDPEGGMRIA, encoded by the coding sequence ATGGCAGGTGCGCGTCCCATTCTGATAGTGGATGACGATCAGACGTTACGTCATATGCTCGTCGAACAATTGCAGTTGGAAGGAGAGTTCCAGGCGATCGAAGCCGACTCGGTCGCCGATGCCTGGGACAAGCTGAATGCCCCGGGGGCGCGATTCGACGCCATCATCCTGGACGTGACGCTGCCCGACGGGGACGGACGGGATTTCTGCGCCGAGCTGCGGCGCCAGGGCAAGCGGATCCCCATCATCATCCTGACGGGTTCGGACGATGAAACGGACGTGGTACGCGGGCTGGATGCCGGGGCCAACGACTATGTCGCCAAGCCCTTCCGCATCGCCGAGCTGCTGGCCCGGCTGCGCGCCCAGATGCGCATCTTCGAAAACAGCGAGGACGCGGTCTTCTCGATCGGGCCGTATGTGTTCCGTCCGTCGGCCAAGCTGCTGCAGGAACCCACGCGCAACCGCCGCATCCGGCTGACCGAGAAAGAGGCGGCGATCCTGAAATTCCTCTATCGCGCCGGGACGCGGCCGGTGCCGCGCCAGGTCCTGCTGAACGAGGTCTGGGGCTATAACGCCGCCGTCACCACCCACACGCTGGAAACCCACATCTACCGCCTGCGGCAGAAGATCGAGCCCGATCCGACCAACGCGTCGCTGCTGGTGACCGAGGGCGGCGGCTATCGCCTGGACCCCGAGGGTGGAATGCGCATCGCCTGA
- a CDS encoding exodeoxyribonuclease III codes for MRIVTWNINSLRLRLPLLARLGAELRPDIICLQETKVPDDLFPADAIRDLGYVHIQHRGMKSYNGVAILSRVPLTPLDDTPDWCARSDCRHIAASFPMGGRPVELHNFYVPAGGDIPDPDANPKFAHKLAFVDEATSWFTGRTSHRTILVGDLNIAPLEQDVWSHKQLLNVVSHTPPEVTRLMAWQACGFVDAMRHFVPPDEKLYTWWSYRNRDWKASNRGRRLDHVWITPDLTAALKDMTVLREARDWPTTSDHVPVAMDFA; via the coding sequence ATGCGCATCGTCACGTGGAATATCAATTCGCTTCGGCTGCGGCTGCCGCTGCTGGCCCGGCTGGGCGCGGAGCTGCGGCCCGACATCATCTGCCTGCAGGAGACCAAGGTCCCCGACGACCTGTTCCCCGCCGATGCGATCCGCGACCTGGGCTATGTCCATATCCAGCATCGCGGGATGAAATCCTATAACGGCGTCGCCATCCTGTCGCGCGTTCCGCTGACCCCCCTGGACGACACGCCGGACTGGTGCGCCCGCAGCGACTGCCGTCACATCGCGGCCTCGTTCCCCATGGGGGGGCGGCCGGTGGAACTGCATAATTTCTACGTGCCCGCCGGTGGCGACATCCCCGACCCGGATGCCAACCCAAAATTCGCCCACAAGCTGGCTTTCGTGGACGAAGCCACGTCCTGGTTCACGGGCCGCACCAGCCACCGCACCATCCTGGTGGGTGACCTGAACATCGCCCCGCTGGAACAGGATGTGTGGAGCCACAAGCAGCTGCTGAACGTGGTCAGCCACACCCCACCGGAAGTCACGCGGCTTATGGCGTGGCAGGCCTGCGGCTTCGTCGATGCGATGCGCCATTTCGTGCCGCCCGACGAGAAGCTGTATACGTGGTGGTCCTACCGCAACCGCGACTGGAAGGCCTCCAATCGCGGCCGCCGCCTGGACCATGTCTGGATCACGCCCGACCTGACGGCGGCGCTGAAGGACATGACGGTGCTGCGCGAGGCACGGGACTGGCCCACGACGTCGGACCACGTGCCCGTCGCGATGGATTTCGCCTGA
- the uvrC gene encoding excinuclease ABC subunit UvrC produces the protein MDADVVPASSVKGVEAILLALQTMPLSPGVYRMLGEKGEVLYVGKARILKRRVTSYTHLSKLPERLRRMVSETVTMEIVTTHTEAEALLLEANYIKRMKPRFNILLRDDKSYPWIMLTDGAEFPQVTKHRGKPVKGASYWGPFASAWAVNQTLNLIQRVFLLRTCSDSVFASRTRPCLLFQIKRCSAPCVARIGQAEYAHLVEQARAFLSGQRGGIREELVREMEAAAASLEFERAATIRDRIRGFAAMQDSSVINPASLDDADIVAIAQAAGHSCIQVFFIRGGRNNGNRAFFPAHARDEAAPDIVGAFLAQFYDDKPPPAQILLNCEIAEHDLMADALGIKRGRKVEILVPKRGEKRAVVEHAETNAREALERKLAESTAQARLLEGMADLFGLDAPPRRIEIYDNSHIMGTNAYGVMVVAGPEGFDKRSYRKFSIRGPITPGDDFAMMREVLERRFSRALRERDDSAGASSPADWPDIVLIDGGAGQYSAVRAVLDELGVTDVTLVAIAKGPDRDAGREWFHMADRPPFQLPPRDPVLYYLQRLRDEAHRFAITTHRAGRSKALVKSELDEIPGVGAARKRALLNQFGSARGVRQAGLAELEATQGINRETARVVYGHFHPGWTGA, from the coding sequence ATGGATGCCGATGTCGTGCCGGCCTCGTCGGTGAAGGGGGTCGAGGCGATCCTGCTGGCCCTGCAGACCATGCCGCTTTCCCCGGGCGTCTATCGGATGCTGGGAGAGAAGGGCGAGGTCCTGTACGTGGGCAAGGCCCGGATCCTGAAGCGGCGGGTGACGTCGTACACGCATCTGAGCAAGCTGCCCGAGCGCCTGCGCCGCATGGTGTCCGAGACGGTCACGATGGAGATCGTGACCACGCACACCGAGGCCGAGGCCCTGCTGCTGGAAGCCAACTACATCAAGCGCATGAAGCCGCGCTTCAATATCCTGCTGCGCGACGACAAGAGCTATCCCTGGATCATGCTGACGGATGGCGCGGAATTCCCCCAGGTGACCAAGCATCGGGGCAAGCCGGTCAAGGGGGCGTCGTACTGGGGACCGTTCGCCTCGGCCTGGGCGGTCAACCAGACGCTGAACCTGATCCAGCGGGTCTTCCTGCTGCGCACCTGTTCGGATTCGGTGTTCGCGTCCCGGACGCGGCCCTGCCTGCTGTTCCAGATCAAGCGCTGTTCCGCCCCCTGCGTCGCGCGCATCGGTCAGGCGGAATACGCCCATCTGGTCGAGCAGGCGCGGGCCTTCCTGTCCGGCCAGCGCGGCGGCATCCGCGAGGAACTGGTGCGCGAGATGGAGGCGGCGGCGGCCTCGCTGGAATTCGAGCGGGCGGCGACCATTCGCGACCGTATCCGTGGCTTCGCCGCGATGCAGGATTCCTCGGTCATCAACCCGGCGTCGCTGGATGACGCGGATATCGTGGCGATCGCGCAGGCGGCGGGGCATTCCTGCATCCAGGTCTTCTTCATCCGTGGCGGGCGCAATAACGGCAACCGCGCCTTCTTCCCCGCCCATGCGCGCGACGAGGCGGCGCCGGACATCGTGGGCGCGTTCCTGGCGCAGTTCTATGACGACAAGCCGCCGCCGGCGCAGATCCTGCTGAACTGCGAGATCGCGGAACACGACCTGATGGCCGATGCCCTGGGGATCAAGCGCGGCCGCAAGGTCGAAATCCTGGTGCCGAAGCGGGGCGAGAAGCGGGCTGTGGTCGAACACGCCGAAACGAACGCCCGCGAGGCGCTGGAGCGCAAGCTGGCCGAAAGCACGGCCCAGGCGCGCCTGCTGGAGGGCATGGCCGACCTGTTCGGACTGGATGCCCCCCCGCGGCGGATCGAGATCTACGACAACAGCCATATCATGGGGACCAATGCCTATGGCGTCATGGTGGTGGCGGGACCCGAGGGCTTCGACAAGCGCAGCTACCGCAAGTTCTCGATCCGTGGCCCGATCACGCCGGGCGACGATTTCGCGATGATGCGCGAGGTCCTGGAACGGCGCTTCAGCCGTGCCCTGCGCGAGCGCGACGACTCTGCCGGCGCGTCCAGTCCGGCCGACTGGCCGGATATCGTGCTGATCGACGGCGGCGCCGGCCAGTATTCGGCAGTACGGGCCGTGCTGGACGAACTGGGGGTGACGGACGTGACCCTGGTCGCCATCGCCAAGGGGCCGGACCGCGATGCGGGGCGAGAGTGGTTCCATATGGCGGATCGGCCGCCCTTCCAGTTACCGCCGCGCGATCCGGTGCTGTACTACCTGCAGCGGTTGCGGGACGAGGCCCACCGCTTCGCCATCACCACCCACCGGGCGGGCCGGTCCAAGGCCCTGGTGAAATCGGAACTGGACGAGATCCCGGGCGTGGGCGCGGCGCGCAAGCGGGCGCTGCTGAACCAGTTCGGGTCCGCCCGCGGCGTGCGGCAGGCGGGGCTGGCGGAACTGGAGGCC